The following are encoded in a window of Brevibacillus sp. DP1.3A genomic DNA:
- the tycB gene encoding tyrocidine non-ribosomal peptide synthetase TycB, which produces MSVFSKEQVQDMYLLTPMQEGMLFHALLDEEHNSHLVQMSISIQGNLDVGLFTNSLHVLVERYDVFRTLFLYEKLKQPLQVVLKERPIPILFCDLTAYDEQEKQQRYTQYKRNDQEKTFHLAKDSLMRVAIFQMTESEYQIIWSFHHILMDGWCFSIIFDDLLSVYLSLKNGAPISLEPVQPYSQFIRWLEKQDKEAALAYWRGYLEQFEQQTSLPKFGKSSSKAFLPAQYRFVLDRMLTQQLSAIASQNQVTLPTVIQTLWGILLQSYNGTNDALFGSVVSGRPTEIVGIDKMVGLFINTIPFRIQAKNDQTFADLIQDVHQRTLQSQSYEHVPLYDIQNDSVLKQDLIDHLMVIENYPLVEALQKKVATQQVGFTISDVEMFEPTNYDMTVMVMPKEEIAMRFDYNAAVFDEAFIQKMAGHLKQIAACVANNPKVNLQQVTLLTETEKQQLMARNLDTSAAYPTKTMHELFMEQVERTPDQVAVVFGEQQLTYRELDEKSNQLARFLRGKGIAADSLVGTMMDRSIEMIVGILGVLKAGGAFVPIDPELPEERIAYMLEHSGIRLVVTQQHLLEKVSASTEKIDISAPAIWEESSASVETINHPDDLFYIIYTSGTTGKPKGVMLEHKNMANLMHFTFAKTNIDFHEKVLQYTTCSFDVCYQEIFSTLLSGGQLYLITNEMRRHVEKLFAFIQEKQISILSLPVSFLKFIFNEKDYAQSFPRCVKHIITAGEQLVVTHELQKYLRNHHVFLHNHYGPSETHVVTTYTMDPSMDIPELPPIGKPISNTGIYILDEKLQMKPEGIVGELYISGANVGRGYLHNPELTAEKFLENPYQSGERMYRTGDLARWMPDGNIEFLGRIDHQVKIRGHRIELGEIESHLLNHALIKEAVVIDRTDETGGKYLCAYVVLTEEVSNEELRAYLSRTLPEYMIPSFFMKLERIPVTPNGKTDRRALPIPEGNAFKGADYLAPTTELEQKMAAIWESVLGVSPIGIQDNFFTLGGHSLKAIHLISRMQKDCQADVPLRVLFERPTIQEIAKYVEGEAEVTYLAIPRVVMQEQYPVSSAQKRMLILNQLDPASTVYNLPVVTVLDGALNVQQLEQSISNLVSRHESLRTSFHTINGELVQRIHQDCKLPIAYMETTEDALNQVITDFMRPFDLEKAPLSRVGLVKLGERRHVMIIDMHHIISDGVSSQIILNDLAQLYQDKSLPEQRIQYKDFAVWEKGLAQTDEYRKQEAYWTERFAGEVPVLNLPLDYTRPSVQSFEGERYLFRSEKQLLDGLQRVAVDTGTTLYMVLMAAYHVLLAKYSGQEDMVVGTVTAGRTHPDTESITGMFVNTLAMRNQPVATKSFKQFLREVKDNTLSAFEHGEYPFEELVEKLAVNRNRSRNPLFDTLFILQNMDADPIKIEGMTVTPYVPEGKMAKFDLSLEATQDHAGLMFCFEFCTKLFKQETIERMSRHYIQILQEVIRNADLALYQMEMLTEQEKQELLVQFNDTFKPVQLESTLPQLFEEQVGKTPDQIALVCGDKKLTYQELNKKANQLARTLRKKGVKADQRVGIMANRSLEMVIGILAIHKAGGAYVPIDPEYPNDRIAYMLEDCEARLVLTHEHLGAKVAVGVECLYLEDKSNYSRITTNLDPIHTATNLAYIIYTSGTTGKPKGVMVEHRGIVNSVTWNKEEFALSVHDRGLLALSFAFDGFVLTFFALILSGSTVVLTKDEEAKDPIALKNLISTWSCSYTLCVPSLFQAILECSTTDEISPMKMAVLGGEKLSPKLVEMCKEMNPQMIAVNAYGPTESSVIATYLCDTLPDSPITIGRPIANTSIYIVDHSHQLLPIGVVGEICIGGLGLARGYWNKPELTEEKFVSNPFEPGERMYKTGDLGRWLPDGTIEFAGRLDEQVKVRGYRIEIGEIESVLLSYETTNEAIVVAYQDGSGDAYLTAYFTGKDNISEAALRTHLSQELPAYMVPPYLIQLDAFPLTPNGKINRKALPKPEGKPTTGVEYVAPANEVEATLAKIWENVLGISGIGVMDNFFELGGHSLKAMTVVAHVHREFQTDLPLKHFFEQPTVRALFRLIANSENAPDESIQPAEPQDYYPVSSAQQRMYVLHQLEGAGISYNTPGMIMLEGQLDRDQLVQALQALVDRHEIWRTSFEMVGDQLVQKIHDHVEVEMDYRSAEEHQIDEIFHAFVRPFDLAVPSLLRMGLVQISDERHLLLYDMHHIASDASSVTIIFNELAELYQGRQLPELRIQYKDFSVWQKRFNESDNFKKQEEYWRYAFEGHNTVLEIPTDYPRPAVKSFEGDQIVLATDRPLLEALHALAAETKTTLFMVLLAAYNLLLSKYTGQEDIVVGTPISGKTRAELEPIVGMFVNTLAIRNKPTAEKTFKEFLMEVKQNALDAYDHQDYPLESLVEKLGIQRDPGRNPLFDTMFILQTDELYQKTMGQLTYHPYESTSALAISKFDLSFHLTERETDLLLRLEYSTKLFRRDTVDRMSRHFMQILRNVTVEPDMPLQAIEMLTAEEKQLLLVEFNHTDREFTEDQTIQQLFEELAANTPDQTAIVFEEKSMSYQELNERANQLAAVLREKGVGPSKIVVMMVERSLEMVIATLAILKAGGAFLPVDPDYPEERVRYMIEDSQSKLVLTHSHLIHKVSSQAEIIDLDDAGSYSSHSDNLLCINKPSDLAYIIYTSGTTGNPKGVMLEHKGAANLQAVFKNQFGVTPQDRPGHFASISFDASVWDMFMALLTGATLYIISRDTINDFRKFEEYVHKNGITILTLPPTYAIYLEPDRMPSLRILITAGSAASTALVEQWKEKVTYINGYGPTESTICATLWKAVPHEPVGQTITIGKPIQNTKLFIVDEQMQLKTVGQIGELCISGVALARGYWNRPELTAEKFVDNPFVPGEKMYRTGDLAKWLPDGNIEYLGRIDHQVKVRGHRVELGEVESVLLRYESIIEAAAITHLDDQGQPYLCAYYVADGEASPAQLREFMGKELPNYMVPSFFVQLDKMPLTPNDKIDRKALPKPSHEEKSGREYEAPQNELEHLLATTWAEVLGIQQVGMKDNFFELGGDSIKAIQVSTRLHASGWTLAMKELFQYPTIEQVAAHVIPNNRESDQGVVEGEIGLTPIQKWFFECNFTDRHHWNQAVMLFREDGFDPGLVQQAFYKIVEHHDALRMIYKQENESITQINRALTGERFRFHSYDLKDHANSAAHILELSDHIQSSIDLEQGPLVHLALFSTTEGDHLLIAIHHLVVDGVSWRILFEDFSSAYSQALHNQELVLPKKTDSFKDWSAQLQNYAESDELLREAAYWHNLESTSSAEKLPTDFVTADRKQKHTRTAKVELTAHETENLLRHVHHAYHTEMNDLLLTALGLTVKEWANTDYAVINLEGHGREDIQNEMNVTRTIGWFTSQFPVVLDMEKSKDLSYQIKQIKESLRHIPKKGIGYEILRTMTADQLRPSLQFSLQPEISFNYLGQFDSDVKSGGFTFSPLGTGQLFSPESERVFLLDISGMIEDGKLQISFGYSSLQYKEETIAKLADSYRNHLLSIIEHCMSKENGELTPSDLGDDDLSMEELENILELI; this is translated from the coding sequence ATGAGTGTTTTTAGCAAAGAACAAGTACAAGATATGTATTTATTGACGCCCATGCAAGAGGGAATGTTATTTCACGCCTTGCTAGACGAAGAACATAACTCTCATCTTGTACAGATGTCGATTTCGATTCAGGGCAATCTTGATGTTGGTTTGTTTACCAATAGCTTGCATGTGCTGGTAGAGAGATATGATGTGTTCCGCACGCTGTTTCTCTATGAAAAATTAAAGCAGCCTTTGCAGGTTGTCTTGAAGGAACGGCCCATTCCCATCCTATTTTGCGATTTAACTGCATACGACGAGCAAGAAAAACAGCAGCGCTACACACAGTACAAAAGGAATGACCAAGAGAAAACCTTTCATCTGGCGAAAGATTCGTTGATGAGAGTGGCTATTTTCCAAATGACGGAGAGCGAATACCAAATTATCTGGAGTTTTCATCACATACTCATGGATGGTTGGTGCTTTAGCATTATTTTTGATGACTTGCTTTCCGTCTATTTATCCTTAAAGAACGGGGCTCCGATTTCCCTTGAACCGGTGCAGCCTTACAGCCAATTTATTCGTTGGCTGGAAAAGCAAGATAAAGAGGCTGCCCTCGCATATTGGAGAGGCTATCTGGAACAATTTGAACAGCAAACTTCCTTGCCGAAATTTGGGAAGTCTTCTAGCAAAGCCTTTCTACCAGCACAATATCGTTTTGTGCTGGACCGCATGCTGACGCAGCAGCTTTCTGCGATCGCAAGTCAAAATCAAGTGACATTGCCGACTGTGATTCAAACCTTATGGGGGATTCTCCTCCAGTCCTATAACGGTACGAATGATGCGCTATTCGGCTCTGTTGTATCCGGCCGACCAACTGAAATCGTTGGAATCGATAAAATGGTTGGGTTGTTCATCAATACCATTCCATTCCGCATTCAAGCGAAAAACGATCAAACCTTTGCCGATTTGATACAGGATGTGCACCAAAGAACACTGCAATCCCAATCGTATGAGCATGTGCCTTTGTACGATATTCAAAACGATTCCGTATTGAAGCAAGATTTGATCGATCACTTGATGGTCATCGAAAACTACCCGTTAGTCGAGGCCTTGCAGAAAAAAGTAGCGACGCAGCAAGTAGGCTTCACCATTTCTGATGTCGAGATGTTTGAGCCTACCAATTATGACATGACCGTTATGGTAATGCCCAAAGAAGAGATTGCGATGCGGTTTGATTATAATGCTGCTGTTTTCGATGAAGCCTTTATTCAAAAAATGGCTGGCCACCTCAAGCAGATCGCGGCTTGCGTGGCAAACAATCCGAAGGTCAACCTACAACAGGTTACCTTGCTGACAGAAACTGAAAAACAACAGCTAATGGCCAGAAACCTTGATACTTCCGCTGCCTATCCAACGAAAACCATGCACGAGCTCTTTATGGAACAAGTGGAAAGGACACCTGATCAGGTTGCTGTTGTATTCGGAGAACAGCAGTTGACGTATCGGGAGCTAGATGAAAAGTCCAATCAGCTCGCCAGATTTTTGAGAGGAAAAGGGATTGCAGCAGACAGTCTGGTTGGTACGATGATGGATCGTTCGATCGAGATGATTGTTGGAATTCTTGGGGTTTTGAAAGCTGGCGGTGCGTTTGTACCGATTGATCCAGAGCTTCCAGAAGAACGAATTGCCTACATGCTTGAGCATAGCGGGATTCGATTGGTAGTGACCCAGCAGCATCTACTAGAGAAAGTCTCTGCCTCTACTGAAAAAATAGATATCAGCGCTCCAGCCATCTGGGAAGAGAGTAGTGCGTCTGTAGAAACGATCAATCATCCAGATGACTTGTTTTATATTATCTACACTTCAGGAACGACAGGTAAACCAAAAGGCGTCATGCTTGAGCATAAAAACATGGCAAATCTGATGCACTTTACGTTTGCCAAGACCAACATCGATTTTCATGAAAAAGTATTGCAGTATACCACATGCAGCTTTGATGTTTGCTATCAGGAGATTTTCTCTACGCTGCTTTCCGGGGGACAGCTCTATCTCATCACGAATGAGATGAGACGTCATGTAGAAAAACTGTTTGCATTTATCCAGGAAAAACAGATCAGCATTTTGTCCCTCCCTGTATCCTTCTTGAAATTTATCTTTAACGAAAAAGATTATGCGCAAAGCTTCCCGCGTTGCGTCAAGCATATTATCACAGCAGGGGAACAGCTCGTCGTTACTCATGAGCTACAGAAATATCTGCGGAACCATCACGTATTTTTGCACAATCATTACGGGCCGTCGGAGACACATGTGGTAACCACCTACACCATGGACCCAAGCATGGATATACCAGAGCTGCCACCCATCGGAAAACCGATAAGCAACACAGGCATTTATATCCTGGATGAAAAGCTCCAGATGAAACCAGAGGGCATTGTTGGGGAGCTGTATATCTCTGGTGCGAACGTAGGAAGAGGGTATTTGCACAATCCAGAGTTGACTGCGGAGAAGTTTCTCGAAAACCCGTATCAATCAGGAGAGAGAATGTATCGAACGGGTGACCTCGCTCGTTGGATGCCAGATGGCAATATCGAGTTTTTAGGGCGAATCGACCATCAGGTAAAAATCAGGGGTCATCGTATTGAGCTGGGAGAGATCGAATCACACTTGCTCAACCACGCCTTAATTAAGGAAGCCGTGGTCATCGATAGAACGGATGAGACTGGCGGTAAGTATTTGTGCGCCTATGTCGTTTTGACAGAGGAAGTGAGCAACGAGGAGCTGCGTGCGTACTTATCACGAACGCTGCCGGAATATATGATCCCGTCCTTCTTTATGAAGCTGGAGCGGATTCCGGTCACACCTAATGGAAAAACAGACAGAAGAGCCTTGCCCATACCTGAAGGGAATGCTTTTAAGGGAGCAGATTACCTTGCTCCGACAACCGAACTGGAACAGAAAATGGCAGCGATTTGGGAAAGCGTACTCGGCGTGTCCCCGATTGGCATTCAGGATAATTTTTTCACACTGGGGGGCCATTCGTTAAAAGCGATTCATCTCATTTCCCGGATGCAAAAAGACTGCCAAGCAGATGTTCCGCTTCGCGTGTTGTTTGAGAGACCAACCATTCAAGAAATCGCCAAGTATGTGGAAGGCGAAGCGGAAGTAACCTATCTCGCTATTCCGCGGGTCGTCATGCAAGAGCAGTATCCTGTATCCTCTGCGCAAAAACGCATGCTCATTTTAAACCAGCTTGATCCGGCTAGTACGGTGTACAATTTGCCCGTTGTGACGGTACTCGATGGGGCATTGAATGTGCAGCAGCTGGAGCAATCCATTTCCAATCTGGTGAGTCGTCATGAATCGCTGCGAACCTCCTTCCATACCATCAACGGTGAGCTGGTTCAACGCATCCATCAGGACTGCAAACTACCAATCGCCTACATGGAAACGACAGAAGATGCTTTGAATCAAGTCATCACGGATTTCATGCGTCCGTTTGATTTGGAAAAAGCGCCATTAAGTCGGGTTGGACTGGTCAAACTGGGAGAGCGGCGCCATGTCATGATCATCGATATGCACCATATCATCTCGGATGGAGTGTCATCGCAAATCATCCTGAATGATCTTGCTCAGCTCTATCAAGATAAATCCTTGCCAGAGCAACGCATTCAATATAAAGACTTCGCGGTTTGGGAAAAAGGTCTGGCACAGACAGACGAATACAGAAAACAGGAAGCGTATTGGACCGAGCGATTCGCTGGTGAAGTTCCTGTCTTGAACCTGCCTTTGGACTACACTCGACCGTCTGTTCAAAGCTTTGAGGGTGAACGTTATCTATTCCGCTCTGAAAAACAGCTGCTGGATGGCTTGCAACGAGTGGCGGTCGATACTGGTACTACGCTCTACATGGTGCTCATGGCTGCCTATCATGTTTTGCTCGCAAAATACTCCGGGCAAGAAGACATGGTGGTCGGAACCGTGACAGCTGGAAGAACGCACCCTGACACAGAAAGCATCACGGGTATGTTCGTCAACACACTGGCAATGAGAAATCAGCCAGTGGCAACGAAAAGCTTCAAGCAATTTTTACGAGAAGTGAAGGACAATACACTCTCTGCATTTGAGCATGGGGAGTACCCGTTTGAGGAACTCGTCGAAAAGCTGGCGGTCAATCGAAATCGAAGCCGTAATCCATTGTTTGACACATTGTTCATTTTGCAAAACATGGATGCCGATCCGATCAAGATCGAAGGCATGACAGTGACGCCTTACGTGCCAGAAGGCAAAATGGCGAAATTCGATTTGTCGCTCGAAGCAACCCAAGACCACGCGGGTCTCATGTTCTGCTTCGAATTTTGCACCAAGCTGTTCAAGCAGGAGACCATCGAACGCATGTCGCGTCATTACATCCAAATCTTGCAAGAAGTCATTCGGAACGCGGACTTGGCTCTCTATCAGATGGAGATGCTCACCGAGCAAGAAAAGCAGGAATTGCTGGTCCAGTTCAATGACACATTCAAGCCTGTTCAATTGGAAAGCACACTTCCACAGCTATTTGAAGAACAAGTAGGGAAAACCCCTGATCAAATCGCGCTGGTTTGCGGGGACAAAAAGTTGACATATCAGGAGCTCAATAAGAAAGCCAATCAGCTTGCTCGTACATTACGGAAAAAAGGAGTAAAGGCTGACCAACGAGTTGGGATTATGGCAAATCGTTCCTTGGAGATGGTGATTGGAATCCTTGCCATTCACAAGGCTGGCGGAGCATACGTGCCTATCGATCCAGAATATCCGAATGATCGCATTGCCTATATGCTGGAAGACTGCGAAGCCCGTCTGGTGCTTACTCACGAGCATCTTGGAGCAAAGGTTGCTGTTGGAGTGGAATGCCTGTATCTGGAGGATAAGAGTAACTATTCTCGTATCACGACAAACCTTGACCCGATTCATACGGCTACCAATCTGGCTTATATCATTTACACATCGGGTACGACAGGCAAGCCAAAAGGGGTCATGGTGGAGCACCGAGGTATTGTCAACAGTGTGACGTGGAACAAAGAAGAGTTTGCCTTATCTGTCCATGACAGAGGCTTGTTGGCTCTATCCTTTGCTTTTGATGGTTTTGTCCTTACCTTCTTTGCATTGATTCTATCCGGTTCAACTGTTGTCTTAACGAAGGATGAAGAAGCCAAAGATCCGATCGCGCTCAAAAACCTGATCTCAACATGGAGTTGCAGCTACACGTTGTGCGTGCCGAGTTTGTTCCAGGCGATTTTGGAATGCAGCACCACCGACGAGATCAGTCCGATGAAAATGGCTGTGCTCGGGGGAGAAAAGCTATCGCCGAAGTTAGTTGAGATGTGCAAAGAGATGAACCCGCAGATGATTGCTGTCAATGCGTACGGTCCGACAGAAAGCAGTGTTATCGCCACCTATCTGTGCGATACGCTCCCGGATTCTCCGATCACCATTGGACGGCCAATAGCAAACACAAGCATATACATCGTGGACCATTCGCACCAGCTGCTACCAATCGGGGTAGTGGGAGAGATATGCATAGGCGGACTCGGTTTGGCACGTGGATATTGGAACAAACCAGAGCTTACCGAGGAGAAGTTTGTTTCCAATCCATTTGAGCCAGGTGAACGCATGTACAAGACGGGCGACCTTGGCAGATGGCTCCCTGACGGTACGATTGAATTCGCAGGACGCCTGGATGAACAAGTAAAAGTGAGAGGATACCGGATTGAGATCGGGGAGATAGAATCGGTTCTTCTCAGCTATGAAACGACAAATGAAGCGATTGTCGTAGCTTATCAGGATGGAAGCGGGGACGCGTATCTGACCGCCTATTTCACCGGGAAAGACAACATCTCGGAAGCGGCGCTTCGAACCCATCTATCTCAAGAACTGCCAGCGTATATGGTACCGCCCTATCTGATTCAACTGGATGCTTTCCCGCTCACGCCAAATGGCAAGATCAATCGCAAAGCGCTGCCGAAGCCTGAAGGAAAGCCTACAACAGGTGTGGAGTATGTCGCCCCTGCCAATGAAGTAGAGGCAACACTAGCAAAGATTTGGGAAAACGTCCTTGGCATCTCCGGCATCGGAGTGATGGATAACTTTTTTGAGCTGGGCGGACATTCCTTGAAAGCTATGACGGTAGTGGCGCATGTGCATCGGGAGTTTCAAACCGATCTTCCTTTGAAGCATTTCTTTGAACAGCCTACCGTTCGAGCCTTGTTCAGGCTGATAGCAAACAGTGAGAATGCACCAGATGAATCGATTCAACCAGCAGAACCACAAGATTACTACCCGGTATCATCTGCCCAGCAGCGGATGTACGTGCTCCATCAGTTGGAAGGCGCGGGTATCAGCTACAATACGCCTGGGATGATCATGCTAGAGGGTCAACTGGATCGCGATCAATTGGTGCAAGCGCTGCAAGCATTGGTAGATCGTCACGAAATCTGGAGAACCTCCTTTGAGATGGTAGGAGATCAGTTGGTCCAAAAAATTCATGACCACGTGGAAGTGGAAATGGACTATCGGAGTGCAGAAGAACACCAGATCGATGAAATTTTCCATGCGTTTGTCCGTCCATTTGATCTGGCTGTTCCATCACTGCTGCGCATGGGTCTCGTGCAAATCTCGGATGAACGTCATCTTCTCTTGTATGACATGCATCACATTGCTTCGGATGCCTCGTCCGTCACGATTATCTTCAATGAACTAGCGGAATTGTACCAAGGCAGACAATTGCCAGAGCTGCGTATCCAATACAAAGATTTTTCTGTCTGGCAAAAACGCTTTAACGAGTCAGATAACTTTAAGAAGCAGGAAGAGTATTGGCGCTACGCGTTTGAGGGACATAACACTGTCTTGGAGATCCCGACAGATTATCCACGCCCAGCTGTGAAAAGCTTTGAGGGTGATCAAATCGTACTCGCTACCGATAGACCTCTGCTGGAAGCTTTACACGCGCTGGCTGCAGAAACGAAAACGACCTTGTTTATGGTCTTGCTTGCCGCCTACAATTTGCTGCTCTCGAAGTATACAGGGCAGGAGGATATCGTTGTCGGAACACCAATCTCCGGCAAGACGCGCGCTGAGCTCGAACCGATTGTCGGTATGTTCGTCAATACGCTAGCAATCAGAAACAAACCGACAGCAGAGAAGACCTTCAAGGAGTTTCTGATGGAAGTCAAGCAGAATGCCCTGGATGCCTATGATCATCAGGATTATCCGCTGGAAAGTCTGGTTGAAAAGCTTGGCATTCAACGTGATCCGGGACGCAATCCACTTTTTGATACCATGTTCATTCTGCAAACCGACGAACTGTACCAAAAAACAATGGGTCAACTGACTTATCATCCCTATGAATCGACGAGCGCACTTGCCATTTCAAAGTTCGACCTGTCTTTTCACCTGACTGAACGGGAAACAGACCTGTTGCTGCGACTGGAGTACAGCACCAAGCTGTTTAGAAGAGACACCGTAGACAGAATGTCGCGTCATTTCATGCAAATTCTACGCAACGTTACGGTAGAACCTGACATGCCGCTTCAAGCGATTGAGATGCTGACGGCAGAAGAAAAGCAGTTGTTACTAGTGGAGTTCAATCATACAGACAGAGAGTTCACGGAAGACCAGACCATACAACAGCTCTTTGAGGAACTGGCAGCGAACACGCCTGATCAAACGGCTATTGTATTTGAAGAGAAGAGCATGTCATACCAAGAGCTCAATGAAAGAGCGAACCAGCTAGCCGCGGTTTTGCGGGAAAAAGGGGTAGGTCCTTCTAAAATCGTCGTCATGATGGTAGAGCGTTCCTTGGAAATGGTCATTGCAACACTCGCCATTTTAAAAGCTGGCGGAGCCTTTTTGCCTGTCGATCCTGATTATCCCGAAGAAAGAGTTCGCTATATGATCGAGGACAGTCAGTCGAAGCTCGTGCTTACCCATTCTCATTTGATCCACAAGGTGTCCAGTCAGGCAGAAATTATCGATTTGGACGACGCAGGGAGCTATTCGTCGCATTCAGACAATTTGCTTTGCATCAACAAGCCGTCTGATCTTGCCTATATCATTTACACGTCCGGTACCACTGGCAATCCAAAAGGAGTCATGCTGGAGCACAAAGGGGCAGCCAATCTACAGGCGGTTTTCAAGAATCAATTCGGCGTAACCCCACAAGATCGGCCAGGACATTTTGCGAGTATCTCTTTTGATGCATCGGTGTGGGATATGTTTATGGCTCTATTGACAGGGGCGACCTTGTATATTATCTCGCGTGATACGATCAACGATTTCCGCAAATTTGAGGAATACGTCCACAAAAACGGAATTACTATTCTCACGTTGCCGCCGACGTATGCCATTTATCTTGAGCCTGACCGTATGCCGTCATTGCGTATCCTGATTACTGCTGGATCGGCAGCATCTACCGCGTTGGTAGAGCAATGGAAAGAGAAAGTGACCTATATCAATGGATACGGCCCCACAGAGAGTACGATTTGCGCGACACTCTGGAAAGCTGTGCCGCATGAACCAGTTGGTCAGACCATTACGATTGGCAAACCGATTCAGAATACGAAGCTGTTCATCGTGGATGAACAAATGCAATTGAAGACAGTTGGTCAAATAGGTGAATTATGCATCAGCGGGGTGGCGCTAGCTAGAGGATATTGGAATCGACCTGAATTGACGGCAGAAAAATTTGTCGACAATCCGTTTGTGCCTGGAGAGAAGATGTATCGCACCGGGGATCTAGCCAAATGGCTTCCGGACGGAAATATCGAGTATCTCGGCAGAATCGATCATCAGGTGAAGGTACGCGGTCATCGGGTAGAGCTGGGCGAAGTCGAGAGTGTTCTGTTGCGATATGAGTCGATTATTGAGGCAGCAGCCATCACACATTTGGATGACCAGGGGCAACCTTACCTGTGCGCATACTATGTAGCCGATGGGGAAGCAAGTCCGGCACAACTGCGAGAATTTATGGGAAAAGAATTGCCAAATTATATGGTTCCCTCCTTCTTTGTTCAGTTGGATAAGATGCCGTTGACACCGAATGACAAAATTGACCGCAAAGCATTGCCGAAGCCAAGCCACGAAGAAAAATCGGGCAGAGAATATGAAGCACCGCAAAACGAACTGGAACACTTACTTGCAACTACTTGGGCAGAGGTATTGGGAATTCAGCAAGTGGGAATGAAAGACAACTTCTTTGAATTGGGCGGAGATTCCATCAAAGCGATTCAGGTATCCACGCGTTTGCACGCATCAGGCTGGACGCTAGCGATGAAGGAACTGTTCCAATATCCGACCATTGAACAAGTTGCTGCCCATGTCATACCGAACAACAGAGAGAGCGATCAGGGAGTAGTAGAAGGCGAGATTGGCTTGACGCCCATTCAGAAGTGGTTCTTCGAGTGCAATTTCACAGACCGTCACCACTGGAATCAGGCTGTCATGCTGTTCCGAGAGGATGGCTTTGATCCGGGACTTGTTCAGCAGGCATTCTATAAGATCGTCGAGCACCACGATGCGTTGCGCATGATATACAAACAGGAAAATGAGTCAATCACACAAATCAATCGAGCGCTAACTGGTGAGCGATTCCGCTTCCACTCGTATGACTTGAAAGACCATGCAAATAGCGCCGCTCATATTTTGGAGTTGTCTGATCACATCCAAAGCAGTATCGACTTGGAACAGGGACCACTCGTCCACTTGGCACTCTTCTCCACTACTGAAGGGGACCATTTACTGATTGCCATTCATCATCTGGTCGTGGATGGCGTCTCATGGCGCATCTTGTTTGAAGATTTTTCATCTGCCTATTCGCAGGCTCTCCATAATCAGGAGCTCGTCTTGCCGAAAAAGACAGATTCATTCAAGGATTGGTCAGCTCAATTGCAAAACTATGCGGAGAGTGACGAGCTTTTACGTGAAGCTGCGTACTGGCACAACCTCGAGAGCACGAGCTCGGCAGAAAAGTTGCCAACCGATTTTGTTACAGCAGATCGTAAACAAAAGCACACCCGTACAGCGAAGGTCGAGTTGACAGCGCATGAGACAGAAAACCTTTTACGTCACGTTCATCATGCCTATCACACAGAAATGAATGACCTGTTGCTGACTGCGTTGGGATTAACCGTGAAAGAGTGGGCGAATACCGACTACGCTGTCATCAACCTGGAAGGTCACGGGCGCGAAGATATTCAGAATGAAATGAATGTGACCAGAACGATTGGGTGGTTCACATCCCAGTTCCCTGTCGTGCTTGATATGGAAAAATCAAAGGACTTGTCATATCAAATCAAGCAAATCAAAGAAAGCTTGCGCCATATTCCGAAAAAAGGAATTGGCTACGAGATTTTACGCACGATGACGGCGGATCAACTGCGTCCATCCCTGCAATTTAGCCTGCAACCGGAAATCAGCTTTAACTACCTCGGGCAATTTGATTCGGATGTAAAATCTGGCGGATTTACTTTCTCGCCACTGGGTACGGGTCAGCTTTTCAGTCCAGAATCGGAGAGAGTATTCTTGTTGGATATTTCTGGCATGATCGAGGATGGAAAGCTCCAGATCAGTTTTGGCTACAGCAGTCTCCAGTATAAGGAAGAAACCATCGCGAAATTGGCAGACAGCTATCGGAATCACTTGCTCAGCATTATTGAGCACTGCATGTCAAAAGAAAATGGAGAATTGACCCCGAGTGATCTGGGTGATGATGACCTTTCCATGGAAGAACTGGAGAACATCCTGGAATTAATCTAA